CGGTCGAAACGGTTCGAAAGCGATCTCCTGTCGGCGCGCGTGAAGCGTCAGGCATCCGAATTCGGGGCCTTCGATGCCGAAGCGCTGGCGGTGGGTTACTTGCACGAGGCGATCTACACCAACATGATCATGGCCGGATATGCCTGGCAGAAAGGCAAGGTGCCGGTCTCGCTGCGCGGTCTTTACCGCGCAATCCGCCTCAACGGCACAAAGGTCGAAGACAACATGGCGGCGTTCAACATCGGACGCATCGCCGCCGCCGCGCCGGAACGCCTTGCAGCCCAGCACGACCCGCGGGGCCATGTCGAGCCGAAGACGCTGGACGAACTGATCGAGGACCGCGCCGCCCGCCTGACCGCCTACCAGAATGCGGCCTATGCCGATCGCTACCGTGCGGCCGTGGCGCGCGTACGTGCGGCGGAGGAAAAGGCAGGCCTCGGTGAGAACCTCACCCGCGCCGCGGCGACCTATGCCTACAAGCTGATGGCCTACAAGGACGAATACGAAGTCGCGCGTCTGTATACGGACGGAAAGTTTGCCGAGCAGCTGGCCAGCCAGTTCAAGGGCGGAAACCTGCGCTTCTGGCTCGCTGCGCCGATCATCGCCAAGAAGGACAGCCACGGGCATCTCCAGAAGAAGCATTTCGGAGCCTGGATGATGACCGGCTTCAAGGTGCTTGCGAAATTCAAGGGCCTTCGCGGCACGAAGCTTGACCTCTTCGGCTATACCGAAGAGCGCAAGATGGAGCGCGCCCTGCGCGACACCTACCTTGAGAATCTGGGCCGTCTCGCCAGCGAACTGACCGGCGCAAATCATGCGCTTGCCGTCGAGATCGCCAAGCTGCCAGACGAAATCCGCGGCTTCGGCCACGTGAAGGAAGCTGCTGCCGCAAAAGCGAAGCTCAAGGAAGCAGACCTGTGGGCCGGTTGGCCCTCGGGCAAGCTGCCGAAAGCCAGGACAACGCTGATCGCGGCCGCCGAGTAGAGTACCCCCCCCCCGGCGTTCCTCGCCCCGGTCCGCCCCTCGCGAGTCCGGGGCGCTTTTTGCCTGCTCGTCAGAGCGGCGAGACTTCCACGTCGACGACCTTGCCCTTCTCGCTCATCTTCTCGATTTCGCGCTCGACATGCTTGGCCTTGACGGTCTTGGTCTCGGTGCGGGTTTTCTTGCCCTTCTTGTAGGTCACCTCAAGCCGGACCATCTCGTCCGGTCCGTCGAGCGCGTCGCCGGTCACGCGCACAGCGGTGCCGCCGACATACATCACGCCCTTTCCCGTCGCCTCAAGCGCATCGCCTGCAAGGCCCACGGGCACTGTGACAATCTTCGACGCCAAACAGCCACCCAGCGGCAGCGCGAGGGCGCAAAGTGCAATCAAGGCAAGTCGCATGTCCGGTCTCCTGTCAGGCGGCCAGCCTAAGCCGAGCCGTCGCAACAGGCACCTTACAAATCAGCGGGCCAGTGCTTCATCGATCAGGGCGGCCGTCTCAAGCTTTCCGTAGAGGGCGGCGAAGCTACCGAAGCGCGGCCCCTGGCTCTGCCCGAGCAGCACCTCGTACAGCGCCTTGAACCAGTCACGCAGGTTCTCGAAGCCGTGATCGTTGCCGACGCTGAAGGTCATCGTCTGCAGGTTCTCGCCGGTCGGCTCCTCGCCGAACGCCTTGAGGCGCGCCGACAGGTCAGCCATCGCAGCGCGTTCCTGTTCCGTCGGTGCCCGGAAGGTTTTAGCGGGCAGCACGAAGTCGGTGTAGTAGCGCATCGCATAGCCGGCGAGATCGTTCAGCAACGGATGCGTCTCGGGCGAGGCCTCCGGCGCATAGCGCGTGATGTAGGCCCAGAGCTGGGAGACATCCGTCGGGTTGGCCACCGCCACAAGGTTCAGGAGCAGCGCGAAGGAAACCGGGCTCGACCATTGCGGCGGACGGCCGGAATGGATGTGCCAGACGGGGTTTTCAAGCTGCGCCGCAGGATCCTCCGCCGGAAACTTCTCGAGGAAGGTCAGGTATTCGTCGACCGCCTTCGGGATCACGTCGAAATAGAGCTTCTTCGCAACGCGCGGCTTCTGGAACTGGAACAGCGACAGGCTCTCGTCCGGCGCATAGGTCAGCCACTGCTCGACGGCGATGCCATTGCCCTTGGTCTTCGAGATCTTCTCGCCCTTCTCGTCCAGGAACAGTTCGTAGACGTACTGTTCCGGCGGACGCGCTCCGAGGATCTTGGCGATTCGCGAATAGATCGGCGCGTTGGCCTGGTGATCCTTGCCGAACATCTCGAAGTCGACTCCAAGCGCCGCCCAGCGCATGCCGAAATCCGGCTTCCACTGCATCTTCACAGCGCCGCCGGTCACCGGAAGGGTGACGTCCGTGCCGTCCTCGTCGGCGAAGGTGATCTCGCCTTTCTTCGCGTCGACATGCTTCATCGGCACATAAAGCACGCGCCCCGTGCTCGGGCTGATCGGCAGGAACGGCGAATAGGTCGCGCGGCGCTCCTCGCCGAGCGTCGGCAGCATGACGCCCATGATATCGTCATACTTCTCCGCCGCGCGCCGCAGCATCGCATCGAACCGGCCGGACTTGTAACAGTCCGTCGCCGACAGGAACTCGTACTGGAATCCGAACTGGTCGAGGAAGGCGCAGAGGCGCGAGTTCATATTCCGGCCATACGACTCGTGCGTGCCGAAAGGATCCGGCACCGCCGTCAGCGGCTGCTGCAGGTAAGGCTCCAGCGATTTCGGATTCGGCACGGTGTCCGGAATCTTCCGCATGCCGTCCATATCGTCCGACACGCAGATCAGCCGCGTCACATACTTGCCAGCGGTCAGCACCTCGAACGCATGGCGCACCATTGTCGTGCGCACCACTTCGCCGAACGTGCCGATGTGCGGCAGGCCCGAGGGGCCATAGCCCGTCTCGAAGATCACCGGCGCATCCGCCTTTCGCTCACCGGCTTTCACCTGCTCGGCCACGCGCTTCTCGAGCGCGCGCGCAAGCTCGAAGGGCCAGGCCTTGGCGGATTGGGCAAGGGCGGAGAGGTCGGTCATCTGGAATGTCAGTCTTGTGGCTCGAAAGTATGGCCGGGCCTAGAGGCCGCGCCCTGAGGCGTCAAGCGAGGCGGAATTCTTGATGTCGAATATACTCGACATATTATACTTGACGTACCCAGCCTGAGCTAGTACATTGACGGCATAGGAGTTCCCCATGTCATACCTCAATTCCCCGCACTTCCATGACGAAGAAGCCGCTTACGCCTTCGTTGAGTCCCGCGTCTGGGCAGATGGCCGCGTGTGCCCGCACTGCGGCGTGGTAGACAAGTCCGGCAAGCTGGGCGGCGAGAGCACCAGGATTGGCGTGTACAAGTGCTACGCTTGCCGCAAGCCTTTCACCGTGAAGATCGGCACCATCTTCCACGACTCCAAGGTCAAGCTGCACCTCTGGCTTCAGGCGATCTTCCTGATTGCATCAAGCAAGAAGGGCATCAGCGCCAACCAGCTTCACCGCACCCTTGGCGTCACCCTGAAAACCGCTTGGTTCATGGGTCACCGCATCCGCGAAGCCATGCGCACTGGCGGCCTTGCTCCGATGGGCGGCGGCGGTGGCAGCGTGGAAGTTGACGAGACCTTCTTCGGCACCGAGCCCGGCAAGACCAAGAAGAAGGGCGCTGGCCACAAGATGAAAGTCCTGTCGCTTGTTGATCGCAACACCAAGCAAGCCCGCTCGGTTGTTGTCGATGACCTGACCCGCGCAACCATCTGGCCCTTGGTCAAAGAGAACGTCTCGAAGGAAGCTCGCATCCTGACTGACCAAGCCAATATGTACAGAGGCATCGGCCGGGAGTTCAGCGGCCACAAGAGCGTCAACCACGGCATTGGTGAGTATGTCAGCCAGTCTGAGCCGGACGTGCACACCAACACCGTCGAGAACTACTTCTCAGTGTTCAAGCGCGGCATGAAAGGCACCTACCAGCACTGCGGCAAGCAGCACCTGCACCGCTACCTCGCTGAGTTTGACTTCCGCTATAACAACCGCATCGCAAACGGCGTGGATGACATGGCTCGCGCCAACGCCATCGTTTGTGGTATCCAAGGCAAGAGACTCACTTACGAAACAGCTCGTTCAGGACGGTAGGAATGCCCGCCAAAAAGCAAAAGCCGAAGGACGAAAAGCCTCAGCGCGAGAGGTTTCTAGATACCGCAAAGCAAGTCGAGGCCGGCGAAGACAAAGCGACGTTTGAGCAGGCTTTCAAAACTGTCGTGCCGAAGGCCAAGAAAAGGCCGTAGGCGGACGATCTACCACGCCCTTGAAATGACTCAAATTTAATCTTGCGGAATCCGGCGACTCACTCGCTAATGGAAAAGGCCGTCATGCGCGAACATGACGGCCTTAGTGCAAAACCGCCGGTGCGGGCGGGTGTCTAGACATGATTCTTATGAGTCGTTTCGGGTAGGACAGTCAAGCCGCACCGGCACCTTTATTTGGGTGCTAGAATGGCAGATGAGCCTGAAGACAAGGAAAAGCGGAAGCCCAGCAAGCGGGTCACGCTGACGATGGCGCGGGAGTTTCACAATCTCCGTGACCGTGGTTGGTTTGTGAACCGCATTGCCGCTGAGTTCGATGTGAACCCCGGCCGCGTCAGCGAAGTGCTGAACGGCCACAAGTTCCCTGAGGCTGGCGGGCCTGAACAGCCGACGCTGATCTGAAAAGGTTGGGGTGCGAGTATTCTCGCACCCCAATATCATCATGCCGCAACTGAACGATTTCGAAATTCCTCGCCGCTCACTCAACTGGGCAAAAGAAGCAATCCAGGAATCGCACGTCGTTCTTGAAAGCTACTTCGCCCGAGTACGCGGTGTGGAGGTGACTGATATCGACCCTGAAACGGGGCTGCATCACTTTAAGGTCAAACTCAGCGAGAGCATCCCCGATCGCGTTGATCGCCGTATCTTTGAAGCGATCTCGAACACCAAGAACGCCTTTGACCAAGCCATGTTCGCCGCGGTTTGTGCCATCAACAGGCGGCCAAAAAGCGGCGACGTCCATTTCCCGTGGAGGTCCAGCCTCGAAGACCTCAACCGGCGAATGGAAAACGCTAAAGCCAACATTCCTCGGGAACTTCACGATGTTATCCGAAAGCACGAGCCATACCCGCGAAGTGATCCGGGTTCGGAAAGCGGAAACCAAATTCGGGAAATCGCCAAGCTCGCAAACCAAAAGCACACCGTCAGCGTGAGAGTCGTCGGATATGTTTCTGGAGGGAGGTTCCCTGACTCCTACACCACTGGAAATGGCGAGATCGGACCGGTTATTCACCCGGCTCTGCGTTGGGACCCTGTGCACAATGAGATGACAGTGCTGGTCCACGGCGGGAACTTGAAGATCAAGAACAACTACCGCTTTGCATTCCATGTAGTCTTTCAGGAATCCGGGGCACTTAAGAACGTTCCGGCAATGCCGGTTGTCGATGCTTTCGCGGCAAAGGCAGAGGCTGTCATCAATGACCTTGAGGCCGAGTGCCGAAAGATCACAGGCTGACAGGCTGGAATCATTGGGTGGGTACGTCAAATATAACATGTCGAATATACTTTACATGTAAAAAATCTTAGACTACACGTCTTTGTAAGATATTTTTGACACAGAAAAGGATCTGCCATGTCATTCCGAGAAAAAACCGCATGGGCCATGGCCCTCATCCTGATTGCCGGGGCGATCTTCTATTTCGACAAGGTCGTCCGGATCACTGACGCCATTGGCCGGACGGCGCCGCCCATCATCGGACTCGTCATCGCCTATGTGGTCGTGATCGTCATCGCCTCGGTCACGGCGATGATCGCCCTGTCCGTCTTTTCGCCTCGCGAAGCTGATGCCCCCGCCGACGAGCGCGAAGAACGCATCCTCGACAAGGCTGGTCATTGGTCGGGCTATGTCCTCGCGGTGCCCTTGCTGGGTGCACTCTGGCACTTTGCGGTGAACGGCGACGGCAACATGCTGTTCCACCTCGTCTTCCTGGCGCTGATGCTTGGACAGATTGCGGAATACACGTTCCAGATCATCCTCTTCCGCCGGGGAGCCTGAGCCGTGGCCAAGCCCCCGCCGATCACCAACCGCATCCGCGAACTGCGCGAACAGAATGGTCCGATGAGCCAGGCGGCCCTCGCCGAGGCGATCGGCGTGACCCGCCAGACCATCATCGCCATCGAGCTCGGCAAATATTCACCGTCCCTGGAAAGCGCATTCCGGATTGCCCGCGTGTTCGAGACAGATGTGGAATCCGTGTTCGGCTGGCAGGGGCCGCCCGCTGGCTGAGACTGCGGCGGCGGAGCGCAGGCGTTAACCGCAAACTTCGATTGACACTCATTCTCAAGTGCTGCAAATGGTTCTCATGATCATTTGCGTCTGCAATCGTATCAACTGCCGGTCGGTTCGCGAGGCCGTCGAATCGGGCGCGCGCAGCCCGAAAGCCGTCCAGTCGCACCATGGTTGCAAGTTCAATTGCGGCAAGTGCTCCACCACAATCGGCGAAATGATTGCCGAGCAGATGGATCGCTGCGTTCCGCAAGGCGCCATCCTCGCGGCCGAATAGGCCCCGCGACAACTCCAAAATCCTTTCAATTCAAGCCGTTCCTGCCGCGCGCCGGAACGCGCCGTACACCTGTTTGCAAGTGTGTCGCACTTGCATATGCAATTGATTTCATTGGATTTTTTATTGCGCCAGCCCGTCCGCTCGCCTATAAGGCTAGGTAAATCTCCCTATCCTCCCATCCCCACAGGAGCCGTCCATGCAAGGCGACAAGAAAGTCATCGAATACCTGAACATCGCCCTCAAGAACGAGCTGACGGCCATCAACCAGTATTTCCTCCATTCGCGGATGCTGAAGGACTGGGGCG
The genomic region above belongs to Acidobacteriota bacterium and contains:
- a CDS encoding lysine--tRNA ligase, producing the protein MTDLSALAQSAKAWPFELARALEKRVAEQVKAGERKADAPVIFETGYGPSGLPHIGTFGEVVRTTMVRHAFEVLTAGKYVTRLICVSDDMDGMRKIPDTVPNPKSLEPYLQQPLTAVPDPFGTHESYGRNMNSRLCAFLDQFGFQYEFLSATDCYKSGRFDAMLRRAAEKYDDIMGVMLPTLGEERRATYSPFLPISPSTGRVLYVPMKHVDAKKGEITFADEDGTDVTLPVTGGAVKMQWKPDFGMRWAALGVDFEMFGKDHQANAPIYSRIAKILGARPPEQYVYELFLDEKGEKISKTKGNGIAVEQWLTYAPDESLSLFQFQKPRVAKKLYFDVIPKAVDEYLTFLEKFPAEDPAAQLENPVWHIHSGRPPQWSSPVSFALLLNLVAVANPTDVSQLWAYITRYAPEASPETHPLLNDLAGYAMRYYTDFVLPAKTFRAPTEQERAAMADLSARLKAFGEEPTGENLQTMTFSVGNDHGFENLRDWFKALYEVLLGQSQGPRFGSFAALYGKLETAALIDEALAR
- a CDS encoding IS1595 family transposase, encoding MSYLNSPHFHDEEAAYAFVESRVWADGRVCPHCGVVDKSGKLGGESTRIGVYKCYACRKPFTVKIGTIFHDSKVKLHLWLQAIFLIASSKKGISANQLHRTLGVTLKTAWFMGHRIREAMRTGGLAPMGGGGGSVEVDETFFGTEPGKTKKKGAGHKMKVLSLVDRNTKQARSVVVDDLTRATIWPLVKENVSKEARILTDQANMYRGIGREFSGHKSVNHGIGEYVSQSEPDVHTNTVENYFSVFKRGMKGTYQHCGKQHLHRYLAEFDFRYNNRIANGVDDMARANAIVCGIQGKRLTYETARSGR
- a CDS encoding helix-turn-helix transcriptional regulator, with amino-acid sequence MAKPPPITNRIRELREQNGPMSQAALAEAIGVTRQTIIAIELGKYSPSLESAFRIARVFETDVESVFGWQGPPAG
- a CDS encoding (2Fe-2S)-binding protein; amino-acid sequence: MIICVCNRINCRSVREAVESGARSPKAVQSHHGCKFNCGKCSTTIGEMIAEQMDRCVPQGAILAAE